TCGAGGCGGGGCTCGTGCTGGTCCGCCGCGAGGGTCGCCAGCGCTGGAACCACCTCAACCCGATGCCCATCCACCAGATCGCCCGGCGCTGGATCCGGCCGTTTGAAGCGGCCGCGGCGGAGCAGTTGCTGCGGCTGAAGTTCCACGCAGAACGACCCACGGAGGACATCATGGCGAAGGCGACGGAGTTCAGGGCACTGGATATCCAGCTCGAGGTGGAGATCGCCGCGAGCCGGGACAAGGTCTGGCGCTCGCTGACCACAGAGATCGGTGAGTGGTGGCCGAAGCAGTTCTACGTCGGGACCAGCCCGAAGCGCTTCCGGCTGGAGGGCCGCGTGGGCGGGCAGGTGGTGGAAGACTGGGGCAACGGCGAAGGCTCGCTCTTCGGCACCATCACGGTCTTCGAGGAACAGGCCACGTTGCAGTGGGCCGGGGACATGTCCGCGGACTTCGGGGGCCCGGCGCGCTCGGTCACCACCTTCCGGCTCACCGCCGGTCCCCGCGCCGGCACCACGCTCATCTCCTTCCGCGATACGCCCTTCGGGTTGCTGGGCGAGGCGGCGCTGGCGGGGCTGCAGCAGGGCTGGACCTGGCTGCTGCATGACATCCTGAAGCCATACATCGAGCAGGGTCGCCGTCCCGAGCGGCCCGCCACGCTGGAGGGTTGACCCATGCGAACCCACTGGGCGGCGCGGACGGGCGCCATCTGTTACGCGCTCTGGGGCGTGCTGCACGTGCTCGGCGCCGGGATGCAACTCTCCCGGCTCGGGCGCGAGGGCGGGGCCGGCCTCGCGGCGATGCTGGCCAGCGCCGGGCCGCCGGGCGTCACGATGCCCGCGGTGGCCGCGCCGGCGGCCGCGTTCATGGGGATGGGGGCGTTCAACCTGCTGTGGATCGGGCTGCTCGTGACGGCGATCGCGCTCACGCTCAACTGGCACAACTCGCGGCTCGGGTTCTGGCTCAACCTCGCGCTCGTCGGCCTGACGGACCTCGGGCTGGTCTACTACCTGCTGCTGTCGCGGATCATGGCCTGGTCCGACGGCGGCGTGGGGCTGGTGCTTTTCGTGGCGGCGCTGGGCTTCTCGAGCCTCGGGCGGGTGGTGCACGGGGCAGCCACGGGTCGCCGGTTGCAGGAGGTCTAGCGGGCGGCGGTCGTGGCCGCCGCGCCGCCCCGCCCCCGCCTCCAGGCGTTCGGGCGGCGGCCGATGGCCCCCCGTGCCCGGCCCGCGCGTGCAACCCGATCCGGCCCTGCGCCCGCAGGGTCCGCCTTCGCCCTGCACGTCCCGCCTGTGATCGCCCCACATCCCGCTCGGTCGGGGCCCCCCGGCGGCAGGGGGCCCGGCCCGTCCGGGGCCTCCGCCTTGACGGCCAATGTATAGCCATATAGTTATATGATACTCGAAGCTGACCCGCCGTGCCGACCCCGCGGCGGCGGGGGCGCGGCGGGAGACACCCAGGGGGAGGCGAGTCCATGACAGATGCCAGCGACGGTCCCGACGGCCCGGCGCGCCGCCCGCCGTGGTGGCGGCGCCAGTCCCCGGCGGTCCGGATGGGCCTCCGGGTGGCCGTGCCGCTGCTCGTGCTCGTGGCCGTGGCGTGGCGGTTCTTCCTCGCTCCCGTCCCGGTCACCATCCACACCGCCGCGATCGGCACCATCTCCGCCGAGGTCCTCGGCACCGGGACGCTGGAGGCGCGCCACGCGGCGGTCATCGGGCCCAAGCTGGGTGGGCTGATCACCCGCGTCGCGGTCGACGAGGGCGCGCGGGTGCGGGCCGGGGAACTGCTGTTCCAGCTCGAGGACAGCGACATCCGGCAACAGGTCGCGATGGCGGAATCCGATGTGGCCGCGGCGACGGCCACCCTGGAGCGATTGCAGGCCGGGCAGCGGCGGGCCGCCGCCGTCCTGGCGCAGGCCCGGACCCACCATGCACGGACGGCCGAGCTGCTCGCCCGGAACTCGGCCGCGCCGGTGGACCTGGACATGGCGGTGGAGGCACTGGCGATCGCGGAGGCCGAGCTGACCAGTGCCGGCGCGGCCATCGCAGAGGGACAGCGGCGACTGGCCTCCGCGGAGCACTCGCTGGAGTACCAGCGGGCGCGGCTGCGCGACACCTCGGTCGAGGCGCCGTTCGACGGGCTGGTGGTGCGACGCGACCGCGAGCCGGGCGACGTGGTGTCGGCCGGGGCGACGGTGCTGCGGCTGGTCTCGCTGCGCGAGATGTGGATCAGCGCGTGGGTGGATGAAACGGAGCTGGCCCGCCTGGCCGATGGCCAGCCCGCGCGGGTCGTGTTCCGTTCCGAGCCGGGCCGGGAGTATGTCGGGCGGGTGGCCCGGGTGGGACGGGAGGCCGATCGCGAGACCCGGGAGCTCGTGGTGGATGTCCGGCTCGAGGCGCTGCCGGCCCGGTGGGCGGTCGGGCAGCGGGCAGAGGTGTACATCCTGGCCGAGCGGCGGGAGGGCGTGGTGGCCCTGCCAGTCGGCCTGCTGCGGGTGAAGGACGGCGCGCCCGGGGTCCTGCTCGCGGTGGAGGGCAGCGCCCGGTGGCGCGCGGTCTCGGTGGGGTTGCGGGGGGCGGATCTGGTGGAGGTGACGGCGGGGCTGGCCGCCGGAGACCTGGTGGTGAGCCCCGCGGCGGCCGGCCCGGCGCCGCTCCGTGAAGGCCGCCGGGTCACGCCGCGATGAACCTCGCCATCCGCGACATCCGGCACAGCCTGGGCCGCTTCACGCTCACGACCATCGGCGTGGGGATGCTGCTCATGGTCGTGATGGGGATGGGTGGCATCTACCGCGGGCTGGTGGATGATGCGCTGGTGGTCACCCGCGGCGTCGGGGCCGACCTCTGGATCGTGCAGCGCGACACCCGCGGCCCCTTCGCCGAGGTGTCCCGGTTGCCGCGCAGCGTGGTGGACCGGGTGGCGGCGGTGCCCGGGGTGACCGGCGCCCGCGAGTTCGTGTTCCACACCATCCAGCGCGAGCACCGGGGACAGCCGCTCCGGATGGGCGTACTGGGGCTGGGCTGGCCCACTGACAAGGGCGAGGGGCTGCCCCTGGTGGCGGGGGGCCCGCTGACCCGGAACCACTTCCAGATGATCGCCGACGCGAGCCTTGGCCTGGCCCTCGGGGAGCGGGTGCGGCTGGGCAAGGAGAGCTACACCGTGGTCGGGATCACCCGCGGGATGGTCTCCTCCGGGGGCGACGGCCTTGCCAGCGTCACCAGCCGGGACGCCCAGGCCATCCAGTTCGACGAGCCGGGCGAGGCCGCCCGCCTGGAACGCGAGGCCCGCGGCGCCCGCGCGCTGGCGGGCGACTTCGGGCGGACTCAGCCGGCGGTGCTGGAACGCGCCGCCGGGCCGGCCGCCACGATCGCCGCCTTGCCGGGGCCGGCGATCAGCGCCGTCATCGCGCGGCTGGCCCCCGGGGCCGACACGGCCGCCGTGCTCCGCACCCTGCGAGGCTGGAGCGACGTGGCCGTCTATGCCGCCGCGGAACAGGAGGACCTGCTGCTCAAGGGTAGCGTGGACCGTGCGCGGCGGCAGATCCTGCTCTTCCGGGTGCTCCTGACGATCATCTCCGCCGTGATCATGGCCCTGATCATCTACACCCTCACCCTGGAGAAGCTCCACCCCATCGCCCTCCTCAAGCTCATCGGCGCGCCCAACCACACCATCATCGGCCTGATCCTGCAGCAGTCGCTCATCATGGGCGCCCTGGCCTATGGCATCGGGTACGTCATCGGGCAGCGGCTCTTTCCCCTCTTCCCGCGGCGGGTGCTGGTGACCGGCGACGACCTGCTCCGGCTGGCGGGCATCGTCCTGCTCATCTCCGTGGCGGGGAGCCTCCTTGGCATCTGGAAGGCAATGCGGGTGGCCCCGAACGAGGCGATCGGCTGATGCCGGCGCTCGCACACCGGGCCGGGGTGGGGGAGACGCCCGCCCTGGAGACCGAGGGGCTCACCAAGATCTACGGCAGCGGCCACACCGAAGTGGTAGCCCTGCGCGACGCGACGATGCGGGTGCGCCGCGGCGAGCTGGTGGCGCTGCTGGGCCCGAGCGGGGCCGGCAAGTCGACCTTCCTCCTGTGTGTGGGCCTCATCCACCCGCCCACGCGGGGCCGGGTCGCGATCGGGGGCCAGCCGGTGGTGGACGGCGCCCGGGTGCTGGCCGACCTGCGACGGTTCCGGCGCGAGAATGTCGGTTTCGTCTTCCAGAAATCCAACCTCATCCCGTTCCTGAACGCGGTGGAGAACGTGCAGGTGGTGGGCGAGCTGATCGGGCACCCGGCGGCGGCGGCTCGTCACCGGGCGATGGAGCTGCTGGAGCTGCTGGGGTGGGCGCGCGGGCCGCCAACCGGCCGACCCAGCTCTCCGGCGGGGAGCAGCAGCGGGTGACCGTGGCGCGGGCGCTGGCCAACCAGCCGAGCCTCATCCTCGCGGACGAACCGACGGCCGCCCTCGACAGCGTGCGGGGCCGGCAGGTGATGGAGCTGTTTCGCGACGTGGCGCATCGACATGGCACCGGCGTGATCGTGGTGACCCACGATCAGCGGGCGCTAGATGTTTTCGACACGATCTACGAGATGGAGGACGGGGTGCTGAACCGGGCCCATGCCGGGATCGGGTGACTGTCGGGCCGTCGGACCGTCGGAGATGGCCCGGACGCACGCCCGGGCCGCCCACCGCCCGT
The Gemmatimonadota bacterium DNA segment above includes these coding regions:
- a CDS encoding metalloregulator ArsR/SmtB family transcription factor, which codes for MNARHPVAAHRAASADDLAGVWRALADPTRREILDRLRGGPQTTGDLVEHCALSRFGVMKHLGVLVEAGLVLVRREGRQRWNHLNPMPIHQIARRWIRPFEAAAAEQLLRLKFHAERPTEDIMAKATEFRALDIQLEVEIAASRDKVWRSLTTEIGEWWPKQFYVGTSPKRFRLEGRVGGQVVEDWGNGEGSLFGTITVFEEQATLQWAGDMSADFGGPARSVTTFRLTAGPRAGTTLISFRDTPFGLLGEAALAGLQQGWTWLLHDILKPYIEQGRRPERPATLEG
- a CDS encoding efflux RND transporter periplasmic adaptor subunit — encoded protein: MTDASDGPDGPARRPPWWRRQSPAVRMGLRVAVPLLVLVAVAWRFFLAPVPVTIHTAAIGTISAEVLGTGTLEARHAAVIGPKLGGLITRVAVDEGARVRAGELLFQLEDSDIRQQVAMAESDVAAATATLERLQAGQRRAAAVLAQARTHHARTAELLARNSAAPVDLDMAVEALAIAEAELTSAGAAIAEGQRRLASAEHSLEYQRARLRDTSVEAPFDGLVVRRDREPGDVVSAGATVLRLVSLREMWISAWVDETELARLADGQPARVVFRSEPGREYVGRVARVGREADRETRELVVDVRLEALPARWAVGQRAEVYILAERREGVVALPVGLLRVKDGAPGVLLAVEGSARWRAVSVGLRGADLVEVTAGLAAGDLVVSPAAAGPAPLREGRRVTPR
- a CDS encoding ABC transporter permease, which encodes MNLAIRDIRHSLGRFTLTTIGVGMLLMVVMGMGGIYRGLVDDALVVTRGVGADLWIVQRDTRGPFAEVSRLPRSVVDRVAAVPGVTGAREFVFHTIQREHRGQPLRMGVLGLGWPTDKGEGLPLVAGGPLTRNHFQMIADASLGLALGERVRLGKESYTVVGITRGMVSSGGDGLASVTSRDAQAIQFDEPGEAARLEREARGARALAGDFGRTQPAVLERAAGPAATIAALPGPAISAVIARLAPGADTAAVLRTLRGWSDVAVYAAAEQEDLLLKGSVDRARRQILLFRVLLTIISAVIMALIIYTLTLEKLHPIALLKLIGAPNHTIIGLILQQSLIMGALAYGIGYVIGQRLFPLFPRRVLVTGDDLLRLAGIVLLISVAGSLLGIWKAMRVAPNEAIG